The Pseudomonas nunensis genome includes the window TCAACATTGCCGGTAGCGGCATGAGTGCCCAGACCACGCGCCTCAACACCGTGGCCTCGAACATCGCCAACGCCGAAACCGTCTCGTCGAGCATCGACCAGACCTATCGCGCCCGTCACCCGGTATTCGCCACCATGTTCCAGGGCGGCCAGAACGGCGGCAGCGATTCGCTGTTCCAGAGCCAGGACGCCGCCGGTCAAGGCGTGCAAGTGCTCGGCGTGGTCGAAGACCAGAGCAACCTTGAAGCGCGTTACGAGCCGAACCATCCGGCGGCCGACGCCAAGGGCTACGTCTACTACCCGAACGTCAACGTCGTGGAAGAAATGGCCGACATGATTTCCGCGAGCCGTTCGTTCCAGACCAACGCCGAAATGATGAACACCGCCAAAACCATGATGCAGAAGGTCCTGACCCTCGGTCAGTGATAAGGGGCGACTCAGATGAGTGTTACCGATTCCACCAGCAGCCTCAGCCTCAACGACATCCTGGCGAACTCTTCCGTTAAATCCAGCAGCTCCACGTCCGGCGGCATTGCCTCCGCGACCAACAGCGCGACGGGCGGCCAGACGTTGGGCAAGGATGCGTTCCTGCAATTGCTGGTGACGCAGCTGAAAAACCAGAACCCGCTGGACCCGCAGGACAACAGTGCGTTCGTCGCCCAGTTGGCCCAGTTCAGCAGCCTGGAAGGCATCACCACGCTTAACAGCACGGTCAGCTCGATTGCCGGCAACTACAGCTCTTCGCAAGCGTTGCAGGCTTCGTCCCTGGTCGGCCGTTCCGTGATCGTGCAGACCAACAACATCCAGGTCGATGATCCGACCAAGGCTGTTACCGGCTCGGTGAACCTGACTTCGTCGATCAGCAGCGGCACGGTGACCATTGCCGACAAAGACGGCAAGACGGTCCGCACCATCGACCTGGGCACCCGCGCGGTCGGCAGTTCCAGCTTCACATGGGATGGCAAGGATTCGAGCGGCAACCCCGTTCCGGTCGGCGCCTACACCATTAAGGCCAGTGCACCGGTCAACGGCACGGCGACGGACCTGGCGGTTTACCTGCCGGCCACCGTCAACAGCGTGACCCTCAGCCAGACCGGCGGCGAGCTGATGCTCAACCTCGCGGGCCTGGGCCCGGTGGCGCTGTCCAAAGTTCAAACCATTGGTATATAGAGCCGACTAACCCGGCACAAAGGAGTGGAATATGTCTTTCAATATCGGCCTTAGCGGTCTCTATGCAGCCAATAAACAACTGGACGTGACCGGCAACAACATCGCCAACGTCGCGACCACCGGTTTCAAATCCTCCCGTACCGAATTTGAAGACGTCTACTCGGCGACCAAGCTCGGCAGCGGCAGCCAAGTGGTCGGCAGCGGTGTGCGCCTGGCCAACGTTTCCCAGCAGTTCACCCAAGGTGACATCAACAACACCGGTAACGTGCTGGACATGGGCATCAACGGCTCGGGTTTCTTCACCCTGAGCAACAACGGTGCGACGTCCTACACCCGTAACGGTACGTTCAAGGTCGACAAGGACGGTTTCATCACCAACACCGATTACACGTCCCGCCTGCAAGGCTACGGCGTGGATGCCAACGGCAAGATCATCAACGGCGTGTTGACTGACTTGAAACTCGACACCTCGAACCTGGCGCCGAAGACCACTTCGACCGTGACTTCGACAATCAACCTGAACTCGACGGCTCCGGTCATCGACGATACTGTCCCGGCTGGCAAGTTCAACCCGACCCTGACGGCGACCTATACCAAGTCGTTCAGCACCCCGATCTATGACAGCCAGGGCAACCAGCACACCATGGATCAGTACATGGTGAAAACCGGTTCCAACACCTGGAAGGTCTACACCCTGGTGGATGGTCGTAACCCGGATGCGACCGGCAGTGATCCAACCGCTGCAGCGACCCCGCCGGTAGCCTCGACGCTGTCGTTCGACACCAATGGTAAACTGACTCAGGTCAGCACTCCGGCACCACCTGGTGCACCGGTCATCAGCAGCGACCTGAAAATGACTAGCTGGGTACCGGGCACTGTGACCAACGGCGTCTGGAAGGCCAACGGCGCGGCAGCCAACCCGGCAGGCGTGACGATCTCCATGGCCAATACCACCCAGTACAACGCAGACACCGCGCGTTCCATCCCGACCCAGGACGGCTACGCCACTGGCCAGATCACCAACCTGACCATCGACGGCACCGGCACCCTGTTCGCCAACTTCAGCAACAACCAGAGCAAGGCCATCGGCCAGGTTGCGCTGGCCAGCTTCACCAACGAACAAGGCCTGCAAGCGATTGGCGGCACCAGCTGGAAAGAGACGTTCGCTTCGGGTATCCCGGGCTACGACGCGCCGGAAACCGGCACTCTGGGTTCTATCCAGTCCAACTCCCTGGAAGAGTCAAACGTCAACCTGACCAACGAACTGGTCAACCTGATCAAGGCGCAGAGCAACTACCAGGCGAACGCCAAGACCATCTCCACCCAGAGCACCATCATGCAGACCATCATTCAGATGACCTGATGCTGGTTGGGTTGTAGCGCTTCACCAAGAGCCCCTCGGAAGAGGGGCTTTTTTATGCCCGGGATTTTGTCCGGGTAAGGATTTTGTGGTGAGCGGGTGGGCCTCTTCGCGGGCAAGCCTCGCTCCTACGGGTTCTACGTCGTGAGCGACACAAACCCTGTAGGAGCGAGGCTCGCCCGCGAAGGCGTCATCCCGGCCAACCCTTTCCCCCAGACAAAAGAAAAACCCCCGACCCGCCAGAGGCGCATCGGGGGTTTCAGGTCAGCGCCTTGCAGCGCCTACCGGCTCAGCTTATTGGCAAGCTTCGCAATCCGGCTCATCGATGGCGCAAGCCTTCGGCACTGGAGCTGGACCGGCTGGAGCAGCCAGGACCGAATCTTCACCGTGGTTGCCGCCGCTGGAAACAGCGTTCAGCTTGCCGGTGTTGATGGTCGACTTCTCGGTGCTGGTCGCGGCCAGGGCACGGAGGTAGTAAGTGGTTTTCAGACCACGGTACCAAGCCATGCGGTAGGTCACGTCCAGCTTCTTGCCCGAGGCGCCGGCGATGTACAGGTTCAGGGACTGAGCCTGGTCGATCCACTTCTGACGACGGCTGGCCGCGTCAACGATCCACTTGGTGTCCACTTCGAAGGCAGTCGCGTAGAGCTCTTTGAGTTCTTGCGGGATGCGCTCGATCTGTTGCACCGAACCGTCGTAGTACTTCAGGTCGTTGATCATGACCGAGTCCCACAGACCGCGAGCCTTCAGGTCGCGAACCAGGTACGGGTTGATCACGGTGAATTCGCCCGACAGGTTCGATTTCACATAGAGGTTCTGGTAGGTCGGTTCGATCGACTGCGATACGCCAGTGATGTTGGCGATGGTGGCGGTCGGTGCGATGGCCATGATGTTGGAGTTACGAATGCCTTTCTGCACACGGGCACGAACCGGTGCCCAGTCCAGGGATTCTTTCAGGTCAACGTCGATGTACTTCTGGCCACGTTGCTCGATCAGGATCTGTTGCGAATCCAGCGGCAGGATGCCTTTGGACCACAGCGAACCCTGGAACGTCTCGTAGGCGCCGCGCTCGTCGGCCAGGTCGCAGGAAGCCTGGATCGCGTAGTAGCTGACCGCTTCCATCGACTTGTCGGCGAACTCGACGGCTGCATCGGAACCGTAAGGAATGTGCTGCAGATACAGCGCATCCTGGAAGCCCATGATGCCCAGGCCGACCGGACGGTGCTTGAAGTTGGAGTTCTTCGCTTGTGGCACCGAGTAGTAGTTGATGTCGATAACGTTATCGAGCATGCGAACGGCGGTGTTCACGGTGCGTTCCAGCTTGGCGGTGTCCAGCTTGCCGTTGGTGATGTGGTTCGGCAGGTTGATCGAGCCCAGGTTGCAAACAGCGATCTCGTCCTTGTTGGTGTTCAAGGTGATCTCGGTGCACAGGTTCGAGCTATGGACCACGCCCACGTGCTGCTGCGGGCTGCGCAGGTTGCACGGGTCTTTGAAGGTCAG containing:
- the flgC gene encoding flagellar basal body rod protein FlgC, with the protein product MSLASVFNIAGSGMSAQTTRLNTVASNIANAETVSSSIDQTYRARHPVFATMFQGGQNGGSDSLFQSQDAAGQGVQVLGVVEDQSNLEARYEPNHPAADAKGYVYYPNVNVVEEMADMISASRSFQTNAEMMNTAKTMMQKVLTLGQ
- the flgD gene encoding flagellar hook assembly protein FlgD; protein product: MSVTDSTSSLSLNDILANSSVKSSSSTSGGIASATNSATGGQTLGKDAFLQLLVTQLKNQNPLDPQDNSAFVAQLAQFSSLEGITTLNSTVSSIAGNYSSSQALQASSLVGRSVIVQTNNIQVDDPTKAVTGSVNLTSSISSGTVTIADKDGKTVRTIDLGTRAVGSSSFTWDGKDSSGNPVPVGAYTIKASAPVNGTATDLAVYLPATVNSVTLSQTGGELMLNLAGLGPVALSKVQTIGI
- the flgE gene encoding flagellar hook protein FlgE → MSFNIGLSGLYAANKQLDVTGNNIANVATTGFKSSRTEFEDVYSATKLGSGSQVVGSGVRLANVSQQFTQGDINNTGNVLDMGINGSGFFTLSNNGATSYTRNGTFKVDKDGFITNTDYTSRLQGYGVDANGKIINGVLTDLKLDTSNLAPKTTSTVTSTINLNSTAPVIDDTVPAGKFNPTLTATYTKSFSTPIYDSQGNQHTMDQYMVKTGSNTWKVYTLVDGRNPDATGSDPTAAATPPVASTLSFDTNGKLTQVSTPAPPGAPVISSDLKMTSWVPGTVTNGVWKANGAAANPAGVTISMANTTQYNADTARSIPTQDGYATGQITNLTIDGTGTLFANFSNNQSKAIGQVALASFTNEQGLQAIGGTSWKETFASGIPGYDAPETGTLGSIQSNSLEESNVNLTNELVNLIKAQSNYQANAKTISTQSTIMQTIIQMT